One window of Quercus robur chromosome 12, dhQueRobu3.1, whole genome shotgun sequence genomic DNA carries:
- the LOC126709367 gene encoding probable LRR receptor-like serine/threonine-protein kinase RKF3 produces the protein MVFLITLFLFSLLPSPTFSQNATTVSCPLDFNVLSQLTQSATRSAPNSDTSTECNHIRNGLQFVLSNYLQRTNSFLPPPNSSESCWAAYQSLISSSLPNFDIRKSCGFKTEWISQGCMSITTKAEFEKLIPKQTLNDVVSSCNQSLENNSPCASCTATLSTLQASYLTGPSVGNVSDCTAYPTIYAAASANISGPSDKGTAKCLFGLEFSVPSKSGSKKNVVILVVLLVFGVGFCVILGGGWLYLRKRKRRQSYVERVETSLEFGLDSISGSTTLVRFTFDDIREATKNFARDSIIGRGGYGNVYKGVLPDGSEVALKRFKNCSAAGDANFTHEVEVIASVRHVNLVALRGYCTATTPFEGHQRIIVCDLMKNGSLYDHLFGGLEDRKLSWPIRQKIALGTARGLAYLHYGAQPGIIHRDIKASNILLDEMFEAKVADFGLAKFTPEGMTHLSTRVAGTMGYVAPEYALYGQLTERSDVYSFGVVLLELLSGRKALSTNSDGQPILVTDWAWSSVRNGRTLDVIDNGMPELGVPEVLEKYVLVAVLCSHPQLYARPTMDQVVKMLETDLSVPSIPARPIPLVAEMNDIERSASSSGSGQLSSPTGYQPYTLENGRLSDHKEEGIKSSE, from the coding sequence ATGGTCTTCCTCATTACCCTCTTCCTATTCTCACTCCTACCCTCTCCAACCTTTTCCCAAAACGCCACCACCGTTTCATGCCCCCTAGACTTCAACGTTCTGTCCCAGTTAACTCAGAGCGCAACTCGCTCAGCACCCAACAGTGACACAAGCACCGAGTGCAACCACATCCGCAATGGCCTCCAATTCGTCCTCTCTAACTACCTCCAACGTACCAACTCGTTCCTCCCACCACCCAACTCGTCCGAGTCATGCTGGGCCGCGTACCAGTCCCTCATCAGCTCGTCCCTCCCAAACTTCGATATCAGAAAATCCTGTGGCTTTAAAACCGAGTGGATCTCACAGGGTTGCATGAGCATCACCACCAAAGCTGAATTCGAAAAGTTGATCCCAAAACAAACCTTAAACGATGTTGTTTCGAGCTGTAACCAAAGTTTAGAGAACAACTCGCCTTGTGCTTCGTGTACAGCTACCTTATCCACTTTACAAGCCTCGTATCTTACCGGTCCTTCGGTTGGAAACGTGTCTGATTGTACTGCGTACCCAACGATTTATGCAGCGGCTTCTGCTAATATTTCTGGTCCCAGTGATAAAGGTACTGCTAAGTGCTTGTTTGGGTTGGAGTTCTCAGTGCCTTCAAAGTCTGGGAGTAAAAAAAATGTGGTGATTTTGGTGGTTTTACTAGTTTTTGGAGTTGGGTTTTGTGTGATTCTTGGTGGGGGTTGGTTATATTTgaggaaaaggaagagaagacAGAGTTATGTTGAGAGAGTTGAAACGAGTCTTGAATTTGGGTTGGATTCGATTAGTGGAAGTACCACTTTGGTGAGATTCACATTCGATGACATCAGAGAGGCGACCAAGAATTTCGCCAGAGATAGTATTATAGGGAGAGGAGGGTATGGGAATGTGTACAAAGGTGTTTTGCCAGATGGGTCAGAGGTTGCTTTGAAAAGGTTTAAGAATTGCTCGGCTGCAGGGGATGCGAATTTCACACATGAAGTTGAGGTTATAGCTAGTGTTAGGCATGTAAATCTTGTTGCTTTGAGAGGGTATTGTACTGCAACGACACCTTTTGAGGGTCACCAGAGGATAATTGTGTGTGATTTGATGAAGAATGGGAGTCTTTATGACCATTTGTTTGGGGGTTTGGAGGATAGGAAGCTTAGTTGGCCTATTAGGCAAAAGATTGCATTAGGGACTGCAAGGGGTTTGGCTTATTTGCATTACGGTGCTCAACCTGGGATTATACATAGGGATATTAAAGCAAGCAATATACTTTTGGATGAGATGTTTGAGGCTAAGGTGGCTGATTTTGGTCTTGCAAAGTTTACACCAGAGGGTATGACACATTTGAGCACAAGGGTTGCTGGGACAATGGGTTATGTTGCTCCTGAGTATGCTTTGTATGGACAATTGACTGAGAGGAGTGATGTGTATAGTTTTGGTGTTGTGTTGCTTGAGCTTTTGAGTGGAAGGAAGGCCCTCTCGACAAACAGTGATGGCCAACCAATACTTGTTACCGATTGGGCGTGGTCCTCGGTGAGAAATGGGAGGACTTTGGATGTTATTGATAATGGGATGCCAGAATTGGGTGTGCCGGAGGTGTTAGAGAAGTATGTTTTGGTTGCCGTGTTGTGTTCTCATCCGCAGTTGTATGCTAGGCCTACAATGGATCAGGTTGTGAAAATGTTGGAGACTGATTTGTCAGTTCCTTCAATCCCTGCAAGGCCAATTCCTCTTGTGGCAGAGATGAATGATATTGAGAGATCTGCAAGCAGTAGCGGCTCGGGTCAGCTTTCTAGCCCAACTGGGTATCAGCCTTATACGTTAGAGAATGGCCGGCTCTCAGACCATAAGGAAGAAGGGATTAAGAGTTCAGAATAG